In Mytilus edulis chromosome 6, xbMytEdul2.2, whole genome shotgun sequence, the following proteins share a genomic window:
- the LOC139525950 gene encoding uncharacterized protein, whose amino-acid sequence MSDSDSSEEDIEEKSRLLEAVVNVIPQSTSKHVLINQTDLKLPVKENLKGRRFSTLPSNRPFLVDKEEENGSITPGVRKFVASKLSEQLDKEIELTDSRLNELNGEITDTGIQLFSSSTRSLVTDQEDNFIPKQKKKRVVSSSSNSSEDERLAEAAVSHDFIIKQSHSTDSNQNCEQKLIAAISSEKDIKEINKLNENSKNNTVKKKKKKKTKQKEEIKVS is encoded by the exons ATGTCTGATTCAGATAGTTCAGAAGAAGATATTGAAGAAAAATCTCGGTTACTAGAAGCTGTAGTAAATGTCATCCCACAAAGCACATCCAAACATGTACTGATTAACCAAACAG atCTTAAATTACCTGTGAAAGAAAACTTGAAAGGAAGAAGATTCTCTACTTTGCCATCTAACAG ACCATTTCTTGTTGATAAAGAGGAAGAAAATGGTTCAATTACTCCAGGGGTCAGAAAATTTGTGGCGTCAAAATTATCAGAACAGCTCGATAA AGAGATAGAATTAACTGATAGTAGATTGAATGAATTGAATGGAGAAATTACTGATACAG GAATACAGTTATTTTCATCATCAACAAGAAGTCTAGTAACAGACCAAGAAGATAACTTTATCccaaaacaaaagaagaaaaggGTTGTTAGTTCTAGTAGTAATAG TTCAGAAGATGAAAGGCTTGCTGAGGCTGCAGTTTCTcatgattttataataaaacaaagtcATTCAACAGACAGTAACCAGAATTGTGAACAAAAGCTGATAGCAGCTATCTCATCTGAAAAAGACatcaaagaaataaacaaattaaatgaaaatagtaaaaacaatactgtgaaaaagaagaagaagaaaaagacaaaacaaaaggAAGAAATAAAAGTTTCATAG